Proteins found in one Streptomyces sp. NBC_00461 genomic segment:
- a CDS encoding fumarylacetoacetate hydrolase family protein has translation MRIARFSIDGNVAFGAVEGDKPDELVLDIIKGIPFADFELSGTKVPLSKVRLLPPVLPNKVVAFGRNYAEHARELGHEVPDAPFAFFKPSTSVIGPGDEIQYPSFTEDLHHEAELAVVIGRMCREVPRERVKDVVLGYTCANDITARDVQKREKQWARAKGFDTSCPLGPWVETGLDIAAASDLTIQLTVNGEQRQLGRTSEMIHSIEDLIVNISEAMTLLPGDVILTGTPAGVGPLTVGDEVAVTIEGIGTLTNKVVKRG, from the coding sequence GTGCGCATCGCCAGATTCTCCATCGACGGGAACGTCGCCTTCGGCGCGGTCGAGGGTGACAAGCCGGACGAGCTCGTCCTCGACATCATCAAGGGCATCCCGTTCGCGGACTTCGAGCTCTCCGGTACGAAGGTTCCGCTGAGCAAGGTCCGGCTGCTGCCGCCGGTGCTCCCCAACAAGGTCGTGGCCTTCGGCCGCAACTACGCGGAGCACGCGCGCGAGCTGGGCCACGAGGTGCCCGACGCCCCGTTCGCCTTCTTCAAGCCCTCCACCTCGGTGATCGGCCCCGGCGACGAGATCCAGTACCCGTCCTTCACCGAGGACCTGCACCACGAGGCCGAGCTGGCCGTGGTCATCGGCCGTATGTGCCGCGAGGTCCCGCGCGAGCGCGTCAAGGACGTCGTCCTCGGCTACACCTGCGCCAACGACATCACGGCGCGCGACGTCCAGAAGCGCGAGAAGCAGTGGGCGCGGGCCAAGGGCTTCGACACCTCCTGCCCGCTGGGCCCGTGGGTGGAGACAGGCCTTGACATCGCCGCCGCGAGCGACCTGACCATCCAGCTCACGGTCAACGGCGAGCAACGCCAGCTCGGCCGCACCAGCGAGATGATCCACTCGATCGAGGATCTGATCGTCAACATCTCCGAGGCCATGACGCTGCTCCCCGGCGACGTGATCCTCACGGGCACCCCGGCAGGCGTCGGACCGCTCACCGTCGGCGACGAGGTCGCCGTCACCATCGAAGGCATCGGCACTCTCACCAACAAGGTTGTCAAGCGTGGCTAG
- a CDS encoding nitrate- and nitrite sensing domain-containing protein, translating to MQGRFKRDGSASAEPEPHGGTGPNAGSSSPQHAQNQGLASGDGGERSLRPGASGPSGSSGTTPPPVKPPKGPGGPGSRVALRNWRISTRLVSLLALPVVAATSLGALRISDNMDDIQQLDNMKLLTDMTKQATELAAALQEERDQSAGPLAHGSNGSAYTVKGYRDKTDRAEQNFKDAAEQIDVSGEDNHLQGVRESLVSVVSDLGSLEKVRAGAYETRLNSSQTVESYHRLITHLLDLSQDMAEATSNPEMIQRTRSLAAFSSAKEYASVQRAVLAAALPANNTTVGKLSENDRLYAESALQSQGSELRSFKSIYGTDSAVALLKPIEENNATITATDKYAGRALASTDGLSDLPKRSYQDWVDDSSTKIEQMKKIEHTLLEDMEQKARELRSASEREAIISGALILLVLGVSLVGAFVVARSMIRSLRRLQETATKVAQDRLPELVKQLSESDPQDVDTSVESVGVHSKDEIGQVAAAFDDVHREAVRLAAEQALLRGNVNAMFTNLSRRSQGLIQRQLSLISELESREADPDQLSSLFKLDHLATRMRRNGENLLVLAGEEPGRRWTRPVPLVDVLRAAASEVEQYERIELAAVPTTEVAGRVVNDLVHLLAELLENATSFSSPQTKVKVTGHALPDGRVLIEIHDTGIGLSPEDLAAINERLASPPTVDVSVSRRMGLFVVGRLSQRHGIRIQLRPSDSGGTTALVMLPVDVAQGGKKPQPKSGQGAPVSGGPAAAQAAAGVAAARRQAGAAGGAPGGPLGAGAPGGGAPGGALGAGAPSGGGRLGAAQGPRAALPGAGGNGGGRPGAPAGQHGPQSPAAPQQGRPSPAGAGAGFGQAPGAPQGLQAAGTGQDSFGGARGAVPPQSPAPGNAGNAGNEQGGRGGGRRGRQPQLPGRGGPRAELPGGNPQPRTPSWSDENAQPPVPRASLDTPRGHDETSRMPRIDDRQGLGSTSEMPAIPRSDGRQGPGSPTEFSQGTASDFPRPDFGVPAPGNPQHTGQYGRPGADSPQNTGQYAQQDFGAPQPGTNGSQDTGQFVRSDVFGPSNGQNGQNNPSNPANTGQFASPQAYGYDGSSTGQFPAPGYDGGSTGQHSLPGRANPGSTGQFERPQSGGNQGDFGAPRPPAPSRPQQRPARQEPEALPPATGPGDGRTPLYDTLETNWFHGSEQSNGSGQQGNGSAAQQQPAPASAPAPEHSSSPQRPATSSWRASPNDDLVRQAERVRQPAAGGVTTSGLPRRVPRANLVPGTAQQQQHQSGPAVSRTPDDVRGRLTNLRRGIAQGRQAGTGQTGSFPSPTHQQER from the coding sequence GTGCAGGGACGTTTCAAGAGGGATGGCAGTGCTTCGGCGGAGCCGGAGCCGCACGGCGGGACTGGCCCCAATGCCGGCAGTTCCTCGCCCCAGCACGCCCAGAACCAGGGCCTGGCGTCCGGCGACGGCGGTGAGCGCTCGTTGCGCCCCGGTGCGTCCGGACCTTCCGGGTCCTCCGGCACCACTCCCCCGCCGGTCAAGCCGCCGAAGGGCCCGGGCGGCCCCGGATCGCGCGTAGCACTGCGCAACTGGCGTATCTCCACGCGCCTGGTGTCGCTGCTCGCGCTCCCCGTGGTGGCGGCGACCTCGCTGGGCGCCCTGCGCATCAGCGACAACATGGACGACATCCAGCAGCTCGACAACATGAAGCTGCTGACGGACATGACCAAGCAGGCCACCGAGCTGGCCGCCGCGCTCCAGGAGGAGCGCGACCAGTCCGCCGGCCCGCTGGCGCACGGCTCGAACGGCAGCGCGTACACGGTCAAGGGCTACCGCGACAAGACGGACCGGGCCGAGCAGAACTTCAAGGACGCCGCCGAACAGATCGACGTCTCCGGCGAGGACAACCACCTCCAGGGTGTGCGCGAGAGCCTCGTCAGCGTCGTCAGCGACCTGGGCTCGCTGGAGAAGGTCCGGGCCGGCGCCTACGAGACGCGGCTCAACTCGTCCCAGACCGTCGAGTCCTACCACCGCCTCATCACGCACCTGCTGGACCTCTCGCAGGACATGGCGGAGGCCACCAGCAACCCCGAGATGATCCAGCGCACCCGCTCGCTGGCCGCGTTCTCCTCCGCCAAGGAGTACGCGTCCGTGCAGCGCGCGGTCCTCGCGGCGGCGCTTCCCGCGAACAACACGACAGTCGGCAAGCTCTCGGAGAACGACCGGCTGTACGCCGAGTCGGCGCTGCAGAGCCAGGGCTCCGAACTGCGCAGCTTCAAGAGCATCTACGGCACGGACTCGGCGGTCGCCCTCCTCAAGCCCATCGAGGAGAACAACGCGACGATCACGGCCACCGACAAGTACGCCGGCCGTGCCCTCGCCTCCACGGACGGCCTGTCCGACCTGCCGAAGCGGTCGTACCAGGACTGGGTGGACGACAGCTCGACCAAGATCGAGCAGATGAAGAAGATCGAGCACACGCTGCTCGAGGACATGGAGCAGAAGGCCCGCGAGCTGCGCTCTGCCTCCGAGCGCGAGGCGATCATCTCCGGTGCGCTGATCCTGCTCGTCCTCGGTGTCTCGCTCGTCGGCGCCTTCGTGGTGGCCCGGTCCATGATCCGCTCGCTGCGCCGGCTGCAGGAGACCGCCACCAAGGTCGCCCAGGACCGGCTGCCCGAGCTGGTAAAGCAGCTGTCCGAGTCGGACCCGCAGGACGTCGACACCTCCGTCGAGTCGGTCGGTGTGCACTCCAAGGACGAGATCGGCCAGGTGGCCGCGGCCTTCGACGACGTGCACCGCGAGGCGGTCCGCCTCGCCGCCGAGCAGGCCCTGCTGCGGGGCAACGTCAACGCGATGTTCACCAACCTCTCGCGCCGCTCCCAGGGTCTTATCCAGCGCCAGCTGTCGCTGATCTCCGAACTGGAGTCCCGCGAGGCCGACCCGGACCAGCTGTCCTCGCTGTTCAAGCTCGACCACCTCGCGACGCGCATGCGCCGTAACGGTGAGAACCTCCTCGTCCTCGCGGGTGAGGAGCCCGGCCGCCGCTGGACCCGCCCGGTCCCGCTGGTCGACGTGCTCCGCGCCGCCGCGTCCGAGGTGGAGCAGTACGAGCGCATCGAGCTGGCCGCCGTACCGACCACCGAAGTGGCCGGACGAGTCGTCAACGACCTCGTGCACCTGCTCGCCGAGCTGCTCGAGAACGCGACCTCGTTCTCCTCGCCGCAGACCAAGGTCAAGGTCACCGGTCACGCGCTGCCCGACGGCCGCGTCCTGATCGAGATCCACGACACCGGCATCGGCCTCTCCCCCGAGGACCTCGCGGCGATCAACGAGCGGCTCGCCTCGCCGCCCACCGTGGACGTCTCCGTCTCCCGCCGCATGGGTCTGTTCGTGGTCGGTCGTCTGTCGCAGCGCCACGGCATCCGCATCCAGCTGCGCCCCTCCGACTCCGGTGGTACGACCGCGCTGGTCATGCTGCCCGTCGATGTCGCCCAGGGCGGCAAGAAGCCGCAGCCCAAGTCGGGTCAGGGCGCCCCCGTGAGCGGCGGTCCGGCCGCCGCGCAGGCCGCCGCCGGTGTGGCCGCGGCACGACGCCAGGCCGGTGCCGCCGGCGGCGCCCCCGGTGGCCCCCTCGGCGCGGGTGCGCCGGGCGGTGGTGCTCCGGGCGGTGCGCTCGGTGCCGGTGCCCCCTCCGGTGGAGGTCGGCTGGGTGCCGCTCAGGGTCCGCGTGCCGCGCTGCCGGGTGCCGGTGGCAACGGCGGCGGCCGTCCGGGCGCGCCGGCCGGACAGCATGGCCCACAGTCCCCCGCAGCCCCGCAGCAGGGCCGGCCGTCTCCCGCGGGTGCGGGCGCCGGCTTCGGTCAGGCGCCGGGCGCGCCGCAGGGCCTGCAGGCCGCGGGCACGGGCCAGGACAGCTTCGGCGGCGCTCGTGGCGCCGTACCGCCGCAGTCCCCGGCCCCCGGCAACGCCGGCAACGCCGGCAACGAGCAGGGTGGGCGTGGTGGCGGCCGGCGTGGCCGTCAGCCGCAGCTGCCGGGTCGCGGTGGTCCGCGGGCCGAGCTGCCGGGCGGCAACCCGCAGCCCCGTACGCCGAGTTGGAGCGACGAGAACGCGCAGCCGCCGGTGCCGCGTGCCTCGCTCGACACCCCGCGCGGTCACGACGAGACCTCCCGGATGCCCCGTATCGACGACCGTCAGGGCCTCGGCTCGACGTCGGAGATGCCGGCGATCCCGCGGAGCGACGGCCGTCAGGGTCCCGGCTCCCCGACCGAGTTCTCCCAGGGCACCGCCTCCGACTTCCCCCGCCCCGACTTCGGTGTACCGGCACCGGGCAACCCGCAGCACACGGGCCAGTACGGCCGTCCCGGCGCGGACTCGCCGCAGAACACCGGCCAGTACGCCCAGCAGGACTTCGGTGCGCCGCAGCCGGGCACGAACGGTTCACAGGACACGGGGCAGTTCGTCCGCTCGGACGTCTTCGGCCCTTCGAACGGGCAGAACGGCCAGAACAACCCGAGCAACCCGGCCAACACGGGCCAGTTCGCGAGCCCCCAGGCGTACGGGTACGACGGCAGCTCCACGGGCCAGTTCCCCGCGCCTGGCTACGACGGCGGCTCCACCGGCCAGCACTCGCTGCCCGGTCGCGCGAACCCCGGCAGCACCGGGCAGTTCGAGCGCCCGCAGTCGGGCGGCAACCAGGGCGACTTCGGTGCCCCGCGGCCGCCGGCCCCGTCGCGTCCGCAGCAGCGGCCCGCCCGCCAGGAGCCTGAGGCGCTGCCTCCGGCGACCGGCCCGGGCGACGGTCGTACACCGCTGTACGACACGCTGGAGACCAACTGGTTCCACGGCAGCGAGCAGAGCAACGGCTCCGGGCAGCAGGGCAACGGCTCCGCGGCGCAGCAGCAGCCGGCTCCGGCCTCCGCCCCCGCACCGGAGCACTCCTCCTCCCCACAGCGTCCCGCCACCTCTTCCTGGCGCGCCTCACCGAACGACGACCTCGTCCGGCAGGCGGAACGCGTCAGGCAGCCGGCGGCGGGCGGCGTCACCACCTCCGGCCTGCCGCGCCGGGTGCCCCGGGCGAACCTCGTCCCGGGCACGGCTCAGCAGCAACAGCACCAATCCGGTCCGGCTGTCTCGCGTACGCCTGACGACGTACGCGGCCGGCTGACCAATCTCCGTCGGGGCATCGCGCAGGGTCGCCAGGCCGGTACCGGCCAGACCGGCAGCTTCCCGAGCCCCACTCACCAGCAGGAGCGTTAG
- a CDS encoding roadblock/LC7 domain-containing protein, translating to MSQAAQNLNWLITNFVDNTPGVSHTVVVSADGLLLAMSEGFPRDRADQLAAVASGLTSLTAGASRIFEGGSVAQTVVEMERGFLFLMSVSDGSSLAVLAHPECDIGLVGYEMALLVDRAGAVLTPDLRAELQGSLLH from the coding sequence ATGAGCCAGGCGGCACAGAACCTCAACTGGTTGATCACCAACTTCGTGGACAACACCCCCGGGGTGTCCCACACCGTCGTCGTGTCGGCGGACGGTCTCCTTCTGGCGATGTCGGAAGGCTTCCCCCGCGACCGGGCCGATCAACTGGCGGCCGTCGCGTCCGGTCTCACCTCGTTGACGGCCGGGGCCTCCCGGATCTTCGAGGGGGGCAGCGTGGCGCAGACGGTCGTCGAGATGGAACGCGGTTTTCTCTTCCTCATGTCCGTCTCGGACGGCTCGTCCCTCGCCGTACTGGCGCACCCCGAGTGCGACATCGGCCTGGTCGGCTACGAGATGGCACTGCTGGTCGACCGGGCGGGCGCGGTGCTCACACCCGACCTCCGCGCCGAACTGCAAGGCAGTTTGCTCCACTGA
- a CDS encoding HAD family hydrolase, producing MSIRAVIWDVDDTLFDYTTADRKGMRIHLTAEGLLDAYDSVEQALVRWRQITDVQWARFSAGEVSFEGQRRDRVRVFLGEELTDAEADAWFQRYLNHYETVWTLFPDVLPALDALAASHRHAVLSNSSIHVQDRKLRALGVHDRFEVILCAAELGVSKPEAGAFLAGCDALELAPHQVAYVGDHPEIDGRGSADAGLLSVWIDRAGMSTGGDAPSGPHRIASLAELPALLGADTRFGAPSTFG from the coding sequence ATGAGCATTCGGGCCGTGATCTGGGATGTCGACGACACCCTCTTCGACTACACGACGGCGGACCGCAAGGGGATGCGCATACACCTGACGGCCGAGGGCCTGCTCGACGCGTACGACAGCGTCGAGCAGGCCCTCGTGCGTTGGCGGCAGATCACTGATGTCCAGTGGGCGCGTTTCTCAGCGGGCGAGGTGTCCTTCGAGGGGCAGCGCCGGGACCGGGTACGGGTGTTCCTGGGCGAGGAGCTGACCGACGCCGAGGCCGACGCGTGGTTCCAGCGGTACCTCAACCACTACGAGACCGTCTGGACCCTCTTCCCGGACGTCCTGCCCGCCCTGGACGCCCTCGCCGCCAGCCACCGGCACGCCGTGCTCTCCAACTCCAGCATCCATGTCCAGGACCGCAAGCTGCGCGCCCTCGGCGTGCACGACCGCTTCGAGGTCATCCTGTGCGCCGCCGAACTGGGCGTCTCCAAGCCCGAGGCCGGCGCCTTCCTCGCGGGCTGCGACGCCCTGGAGCTGGCCCCGCACCAGGTGGCGTACGTCGGCGACCATCCGGAGATCGACGGGCGTGGCTCCGCCGACGCCGGGCTGCTGTCCGTCTGGATCGACCGCGCCGGTATGTCCACCGGCGGCGACGCTCCCTCCGGCCCCCACCGGATCGCCTCCCTCGCCGAACTCCCCGCGCTCCTCGGCGCCGATACCCGTTTTGGAGCCCCGTCCACCTTCGGGTAA
- a CDS encoding GTP-binding protein: MDFASSDGGRATTSAKIVVAGGFGVGKTTFVGAVSEINPLRTEAVMTSASAGIDDLTHTGGKTTTTVAMDFGRITLDQDLILYLFGTPGQDRFWFMWDDLVRGAIGAIVLVDTRRLADCFPAVDYFENSGLPFVVALNGFEGHQPYAPEEVREALQIGPDTPIITTDARHRADAKSALITLVEHALMARLR, translated from the coding sequence GTGGACTTCGCAAGCTCTGACGGAGGGCGGGCGACCACCTCCGCGAAGATTGTGGTGGCGGGTGGCTTCGGCGTGGGCAAGACCACGTTCGTCGGCGCCGTCTCGGAGATCAACCCGCTGCGCACCGAGGCCGTCATGACGTCTGCCTCGGCGGGCATCGACGATCTCACGCACACCGGTGGCAAGACGACCACCACGGTCGCCATGGACTTCGGACGCATCACCCTGGACCAGGACCTGATCCTGTACCTCTTCGGTACGCCCGGCCAGGACCGCTTCTGGTTCATGTGGGACGACCTGGTCCGCGGCGCGATCGGCGCGATCGTGCTCGTGGACACCCGGCGTCTCGCCGACTGCTTCCCCGCGGTCGACTACTTCGAGAACTCGGGCCTCCCGTTCGTCGTCGCGCTCAACGGCTTCGAGGGGCACCAGCCGTACGCCCCCGAGGAGGTGCGCGAGGCTCTGCAGATAGGCCCCGACACCCCGATCATCACGACCGACGCGCGCCACCGGGCCGACGCCAAGAGTGCGCTGATCACGCTGGTCGAGCACGCTCTCATGGCGCGGCTGCGGTAG
- a CDS encoding DUF742 domain-containing protein: MTPPTASHDPYAEPYEDEGDQPLVRPYAMTGGRTRPRYQLAIEALISTTADPAALMGLLPEHQRICHLCREVKSVAEVSALLAMPLGVARILVADLAEAGLVAIHQPGGDETTGAPDVTLLERVLSGLRKL; encoded by the coding sequence ATGACCCCGCCCACCGCCTCTCATGATCCGTACGCGGAGCCGTACGAGGATGAGGGCGACCAGCCGCTGGTACGTCCTTACGCGATGACCGGCGGCCGGACGCGGCCGCGCTATCAGCTCGCCATCGAGGCGCTGATCAGCACGACGGCCGACCCGGCAGCGCTCATGGGGCTGCTCCCGGAGCACCAGCGCATCTGCCACCTGTGCCGTGAGGTGAAGTCGGTCGCCGAGGTGTCGGCGCTCCTGGCCATGCCACTGGGTGTGGCCCGGATTCTTGTCGCGGACCTGGCTGAGGCCGGGCTCGTCGCCATCCACCAGCCTGGTGGCGACGAGACGACCGGTGCGCCGGACGTGACACTGCTCGAAAGGGTGCTCAGTGGACTTCGCAAGCTCTGA
- the gltX gene encoding glutamate--tRNA ligase yields MASAPGSPVRVRFCPSPTGNPHVGLVRTALFNWAFARHHQGTLVFRIEDTDAARDSEESYNQLLDAMRWLGFDWDEGPEVGGPHAPYRQSQRMDLYKDIAGRLLDAGHAYHCYCSQEELDTRRAAARAAGKPSGYDGHCRDLSAGQVEEYKAQGRTPIVRFRMPDETITFTDLVRGELTFTPENVPDYGIVRANGAPLYTLVNPVDDALMEITHVLRGEDLLSSTPRQIALYKALTELGIAKSTPHFGHLPYVMGEGNKKLSKRDPESSLNLYRERGFLPEGLLNYLSLLGWSLSADQDIFAIDEMVAAFDIADVNPNPARFDLKKCEAINADHIRLLDVKDFTERCAPWLRAPFAPWEPEDFDEAKWQAVAPHAQTRVKVLSEITDNVDFLFLPEPVEDEASWQKAMKEGSDALLRTAREKLESADWTSAESLKEAVLAAGEAHGLKLGKAQAPVRVAVTGRTVGLPLFESLEILGKEKTLTRIDAALAKLAA; encoded by the coding sequence GTGGCTAGCGCACCCGGCTCCCCAGTTCGCGTCCGTTTCTGTCCGTCGCCCACCGGTAACCCCCACGTGGGCCTGGTGCGCACCGCCCTGTTCAACTGGGCGTTCGCCCGGCACCACCAGGGCACGCTCGTCTTCCGCATCGAGGACACCGACGCGGCCCGCGACTCCGAGGAGTCGTACAACCAGCTGCTCGACGCGATGCGCTGGCTGGGCTTCGACTGGGACGAGGGCCCCGAGGTGGGCGGCCCGCACGCGCCGTACCGCCAGTCGCAGCGCATGGACCTGTACAAGGACATCGCGGGCAGGCTCCTGGACGCGGGTCACGCGTACCACTGCTACTGCTCCCAGGAGGAGCTGGACACCCGCCGCGCGGCCGCCCGCGCCGCCGGCAAGCCCTCCGGCTACGACGGCCACTGCCGTGACCTGAGCGCCGGGCAGGTCGAGGAGTACAAGGCCCAGGGCCGTACCCCGATCGTCCGCTTCCGCATGCCCGACGAGACGATCACCTTCACGGACCTGGTCCGCGGCGAGCTGACGTTCACCCCGGAGAACGTGCCGGACTACGGCATCGTCCGCGCGAACGGCGCCCCGCTGTACACCCTCGTCAACCCGGTCGACGACGCCCTGATGGAGATCACCCACGTCCTGCGCGGCGAGGACCTGCTCTCCTCCACCCCGCGCCAGATCGCGCTGTACAAGGCGCTGACCGAGCTGGGAATCGCCAAGAGCACCCCTCACTTCGGCCACCTGCCGTACGTGATGGGCGAGGGCAACAAGAAGCTCTCCAAGCGCGACCCGGAGTCGTCGCTGAACCTCTACCGCGAGCGCGGCTTCCTCCCCGAGGGCCTGCTCAACTACCTCTCGCTGCTTGGCTGGTCGCTCTCGGCGGACCAGGACATCTTCGCGATCGACGAGATGGTGGCGGCCTTCGACATCGCGGACGTCAACCCCAACCCGGCCCGCTTCGACCTCAAGAAGTGCGAGGCGATCAACGCCGACCACATCCGTCTGCTGGATGTGAAGGACTTCACCGAGCGCTGCGCACCGTGGCTGCGGGCGCCGTTCGCCCCGTGGGAGCCGGAGGACTTCGACGAGGCCAAGTGGCAGGCGGTCGCCCCGCACGCCCAGACCCGTGTGAAGGTCCTGTCGGAGATCACGGACAACGTGGACTTCCTTTTCCTGCCGGAGCCGGTGGAGGACGAGGCGAGCTGGCAGAAGGCGATGAAGGAGGGCTCGGACGCCCTGCTCCGCACGGCCCGCGAGAAGCTCGAGTCCGCCGACTGGACCTCCGCCGAGTCGCTGAAGGAGGCCGTCCTGGCCGCCGGCGAGGCCCACGGCCTCAAGCTCGGCAAGGCCCAGGCCCCGGTCCGTGTCGCCGTCACCGGCCGCACCGTCGGTCTGCCCCTCTTCGAGTCCCTGGAGATCCTGGGCAAGGAGAAGACGCTGACCCGCATCGACGCGGCACTGGCGAAGCTGGCGGCCTGA
- a CDS encoding DUF4188 domain-containing protein gives MFAKPVPGRTTADAEGDVVVLLIGMRVNHFWAVHQWLPVMLSMFRMLGELARDADRGLLGRVVLTASPRTYYIVQYWESKEKLYAYAASPDMFHHRVWGIVNRKERAGKVRGHVGLWHEAYVVPEGSYESIYFDMPAVGLAGAHGQVPLDKRGRYAEDRFAHRSAGAGRKTG, from the coding sequence ATGTTCGCGAAACCGGTGCCGGGCCGTACCACCGCGGATGCCGAAGGCGATGTGGTGGTCCTGCTCATCGGGATGCGGGTCAACCACTTCTGGGCGGTGCACCAGTGGCTGCCGGTCATGCTGTCGATGTTCCGCATGCTTGGGGAGCTTGCGCGGGACGCCGACCGGGGGCTGCTGGGGCGCGTCGTGCTGACGGCCTCGCCGCGGACGTACTACATCGTCCAGTACTGGGAGAGCAAGGAGAAGCTCTACGCGTACGCCGCCTCGCCGGACATGTTCCACCACCGCGTGTGGGGGATCGTCAACCGCAAGGAGCGGGCGGGGAAGGTGCGCGGGCACGTGGGGTTGTGGCACGAGGCGTACGTGGTGCCCGAGGGGTCGTACGAGTCGATCTACTTCGACATGCCGGCCGTGGGCCTCGCGGGCGCGCACGGGCAGGTGCCGCTGGACAAGCGCGGGCGGTATGCCGAGGACCGGTTCGCGCACCGGTCGGCGGGGGCGGGCCGGAAGACTGGCTGA
- a CDS encoding MerR family transcriptional regulator, with translation MRLAELSERSGVSTATIKYYLREGLLAPGRQINARTAEYDGEHLRRLRLVRAMIQVGGVPVAKVREVLGHVDDDSLGRAIRLGAALWALPQVPEPDEDDEYVRSAHEEVSTLLDRLGWENAKRLTTISPAYRSLVVAVAAFRRLGYEWGAELLMSYGTLMHETAKLDLDFVETHPSEAEKVETAVLGAVLTEPMLQALRRLAQEEETTRRYGFG, from the coding sequence ATGCGGCTGGCCGAGCTCAGCGAGCGCAGTGGGGTGTCCACCGCGACGATCAAGTACTACCTGCGTGAAGGGCTGTTGGCGCCCGGCCGGCAGATCAACGCGAGGACCGCCGAGTACGACGGGGAGCACCTGCGCCGGCTTCGGCTGGTGCGGGCGATGATCCAGGTGGGCGGGGTACCGGTGGCGAAGGTGCGCGAGGTGCTCGGGCACGTGGACGACGACTCCCTGGGCCGGGCGATCCGCCTCGGCGCGGCACTGTGGGCCCTGCCGCAGGTGCCGGAGCCGGACGAGGACGACGAATACGTCCGGTCGGCACACGAGGAGGTCAGCACCCTCCTGGACCGGCTCGGCTGGGAGAACGCCAAGCGGCTCACGACCATCTCCCCCGCCTACCGCTCGCTGGTGGTGGCGGTGGCCGCGTTCCGCCGGCTCGGCTACGAATGGGGCGCCGAACTCCTCATGTCGTACGGGACGTTGATGCACGAGACCGCGAAACTCGACCTGGACTTCGTGGAGACACATCCGTCCGAGGCGGAGAAGGTGGAGACGGCCGTACTCGGTGCCGTGCTGACCGAGCCGATGCTGCAGGCACTGCGGCGGCTGGCCCAGGAGGAGGAGACGACGCGGCGGTACGGCTTCGGTTAG